Proteins encoded in a region of the Perca fluviatilis chromosome 6, GENO_Pfluv_1.0, whole genome shotgun sequence genome:
- the tmem175 gene encoding endosomal/lysosomal potassium channel TMEM175, with translation MGENDGSEIIEHHVEEEMEKKCTRSHAASSSFLESVTPSDREGHSGTQSSHRLLAYSDALISIIATVMILPVAHTKMENNEELRESVQLLLTTKIAVYLMTFLIVTVAWAAHIRLFQVIVRIDDCLALLNLACMMLITFLPYTFSLMATFPEHILGILLFCGCVMVMGVIQSVIVLYAFSRPFLLNEQIQISENQTYYKHHILKVIMRVPIMCFFASIFSFIFFQLSYVLLAIVIFLPYISRSLKWCRNKAIGQVEDTPDSMLFYTYLPNEPLSKDRVEAFSDGVYAIVATLLILDICEDNVPDPTVVQKQFGGSLIAALQVYGPEYLAYFGSFATVGLLWFVHHSLFLHVTKTTRFMGLLNTFSLAFVGGLPLAYQLTHEFPHNSRNELEAIQISCVIIFFAGIFQLAIWVVALYNEQETLHPYVRYGGREHIFMLAKLSLYPCVALGTFFLTCVLSKFSASIFHLMEITVPFAFLVLRLLVRVGLALLRLVFCPDRPDHRVIVEEGDDETRVPFNALVT, from the exons ATGGGGGAAAACGACGGCAGCGAAATCATAGAGCACCACGtcgaggaggagatggagaagaAATGCACGAGGAGCCACGCAGCTTCCTCCTCGTTCTTGGAGAGCGTCACTCCGTCCGACAGAGAGGGCCACAGCGGCACCCAGTCCTCCCACAGACTGCTGGCCTACAGTGATGCTCTCATCTCCATTATCGCCACCGTCATG ATATTACCTGTTGCCCATACAAAGATGGAAAATAATGAG GAGTTGAGGGAGAGTGTTCAGCTTCtgctgacaacaaagatagctGTTTACTTAATGACATTCCTTATTGTGACTGTTGCATGGGCTGCACATATTAG GTTATTTCAAGTAATTGTACGCATTGATGATTGCCTTGCACTGCTGAACCTC GCCTGCATGATGCTGATAACCTTTCTACCGTACACA TTCTCTCTGATGGCGACTTTCCCTGAGCACATCCTCGGCATTTTACTCTTTTGTGGTTGTGTGATGGTGATGGGTGTCATTCAG TCGGTGATTGTGTTGTACGCCTTCAGCCGTCCCTTCCTGCTTAACGAGCAGATCCAGATCTCCGAGAACCAAACCTACTACAAACACCACATCCTCAAAGTCATCATGCGGGTTCCCATCATGTGCTTTTTCGCGAGcatcttctccttcatcttCTTCCAGCTG TCTTACGTGCTGTTGGCAATCGTCATCTTCCTGCCGTACATCTCCCGGTCTTTGAAGTGGTGTCGCAACAAAGCCATCG GTCAGGTGGAGGACACTCCAGACTCCATGTTGTTTTACACCTACCTGCCTAACGAGCCCCTCAGCAAGGACCGAGTGGAGGCTTTCAGCGACGGAGTTTATGCCATCGTAGCAACGCTTCTCATCCTGGACATATG CGAGGACAACGTTCCAGACCCGACGGTTGTGCAGAAGCAGTTCGGCGGGAGCCTGATAGCAGCTCTGCAGGTCTACGGCCCAGAGTACCTCGCCTACTTTGGTTCCTTCGCCACCGTCGGCCTTCTCTGGTTTGTGCACCACTCGCTCTTCCTCCATGTCACCAAGACGACGCGCTTCATGGGCCTGCTGAACACCTTCTCGCTGGCGTTTGTCGGAGGTTTGCCTCTAGCCTACCAGCTAACACACGAATTCCCGCACAACTCTCGCAACGAACTTGAAGCCATTCAGATCAGCTGTGTGATCATTTTCTTCGCTGGCATATTTCAGCTTGCTATTTGGGTGGTCGCTCTTTACAATGAACAGGAAACCCTGCACCCTTATGTGCGATATGGCGGACGCGAGCACATATTTATGCTAGCTAAGCTGTCTCTGTACCCCTGCGTAGCTCTAGGGACGTTTTTCCTAACTTGTGTTTTGAGTAAATTTAGCGCCTCAATTTTCCACCTGATGGAGATCACGGTGCCTTTTGCTTTCCTCGTGTTGAGGCTGTTGGTGCGTGTTGGGCTAGCATTGCTACGGCTAGTTTTCTGTCCTGATAGGCCTGACCACAGGGTTATTGTAGAGGAGGGAGATGACGAGACAAGAGTGCCATTCAACGCTTTAGTCACCTAG